In Zingiber officinale cultivar Zhangliang chromosome 11B, Zo_v1.1, whole genome shotgun sequence, a single window of DNA contains:
- the LOC122034703 gene encoding uncharacterized protein LOC122034703 — translation MAVVITEELKAKSEVYYGDEICREKSKFLLQEVNLPRGLLPLRDIIECGYDKETGFVWLKQEQKIEHVFTKIGRKVTYAPEITAYVEKNKIKKVVGVKTKELLLWLTVEEISVTDKAPENVTFTTSAGLFKTYKRSAFELEEEEKKKKTNIEEEIEKLKLSPLAPAPAPAPAPEQASEVVANK, via the exons ATGGCGGTTGTCATCACCGAAGAGTTGAAGGCGAAGTCGGAGGTTTACTACGGCGATGAGATTTGCCGGGAGAAGTCTAAGTTCCTCCTTCAAGAAGTGAACCTCCCTCGCGGCCTCCTTCCTCTTAG GGATATCATTGAATGTGGGTATGATAAGGAGACGGGTTTTGTGTGGCTAAAGCAAGAGCAAAAGATTGAGCATGTGTTTACGAAGATCGGGAGGAAGGTGACCTATGCGCCCGAGATCACGGCCTATGTTGAGAAGAACAAGATCAAGAAGGTGGTCGGTGTGAAGACGAAGGAGCTGTTGTTATGGCTGACGGTGGAGGAGATCTCGGTGACCGATAAAGCGCCGGAGAATGTCACCTTCACAACCTCGGCCGGGCTTTTCAAGACCTACAAGAGGTCGGCCTTTGAGctcgaggaggaggagaagaagaagaagacgaacaTAGAGGAAGAAATAGAGAAGTTGAAGCTTTCTCCCTTAGCTCCGGCACCGGCACCGGCGCCGGCGCCGGAGCAAGCTTCTGAGGTGGTGGCCAACAAGTGA